From the Bacteroidia bacterium genome, one window contains:
- a CDS encoding M1 family aminopeptidase yields the protein MKLLYHLLLLLLVGGTAFAQQSDMCVHREKEMRRYELLAKRSAFVPASMASYDVTYYRLTISLGKDATLPFSGNVLMHFRAINGDMNTLDVHMAPNASIDSVVTRGQRIPKSQLTINGDVVTIPLPYTLRTQRSDDVRMYYTASYAQSGISIRSVNNVELNEQVTSIATQSEPYDARTWWPCKDDPSDKADSIDIIVTVPDDLYPVSNGLVVSDVVGGDGTRTVHWKSKYPIVTYLVSVAAAKYNYREFQFTHGGRTMPVGSWWYGMSAQDMAAFEQDMLEGLQVYSDLFITYPFINEKYGMAEYEWGGAMEHQTVSSMGFYSTGVVVHELMHQWFGDKVTCNSFHHIWLNEGWATYGEALFYEARWGLDALKADMAGKAYYGPGTIYVSDPTDFSRIFSGNLSYNKASWVVHMLRHVMGDEAFFAATRKYLGDEMMQYYRTAVTSEFQQVMEDESGMDLDWFFQQWIYGEYYPTYQYEWGVTNVGGEHQLDVSIEQLYLSTRQLFTMPIDLYVRYDDGSDTTLVVFNDQAAQEWSFMLPKKPELVQLDRDNWILKRVIEKIVNPTFDKGILLVNGVDWNESAYRSAMDAAFADSTFTGGQPYTLWDLFPNPSGGYPEGVPAPIGSGAIPANVLGQYCTVIWLGNAYNGDEAHWFNTSAMEYVRVGGNLLLMTRYGQQFLSAEMRQFLGITWTGQLATVRECKATLPSLTDMEFTGDQNLVNPFSLTLARPENLILFTETRNNTTSGIGVWGKPVKTGEMETGHMMFLSLRPYRIEPAQLKTNIAAMLDEMPCEPVLSTREPASPAAMELHAVYPNPASAAVLRTAPLSVRGTSDITLRVHDVLGRMVREVYNGTLSQGEYSIKVELHGLPAGVYTLVLRSGNATSARTLVVAE from the coding sequence ATGAAATTGCTTTACCACCTCTTGCTGCTGCTTCTTGTCGGCGGTACCGCTTTCGCACAACAGAGCGATATGTGCGTCCACCGCGAGAAAGAAATGCGGCGGTACGAACTGCTCGCAAAGCGCAGCGCTTTTGTTCCGGCTTCCATGGCCTCCTACGACGTGACGTATTATCGCCTCACCATTTCCCTGGGAAAAGACGCGACACTCCCGTTCAGCGGCAACGTGCTCATGCACTTCAGAGCGATCAACGGTGACATGAACACTCTTGACGTCCACATGGCGCCGAATGCGTCCATAGATAGTGTTGTGACTCGTGGCCAGCGCATTCCGAAAAGCCAGCTCACGATCAATGGCGATGTGGTGACCATTCCCCTGCCATACACTCTGCGTACGCAGAGGAGCGATGACGTACGCATGTATTACACTGCATCGTACGCGCAGAGCGGCATCAGCATCCGCAGCGTCAACAACGTGGAACTCAACGAGCAGGTGACATCTATCGCCACGCAGTCAGAACCGTATGACGCGCGCACGTGGTGGCCCTGCAAGGATGATCCGTCGGATAAAGCGGACTCGATTGACATCATCGTCACTGTTCCCGATGACCTGTATCCGGTATCCAACGGGCTCGTCGTTTCTGATGTCGTAGGCGGAGATGGCACGCGGACAGTGCACTGGAAAAGCAAATATCCCATCGTCACCTACCTTGTCAGCGTCGCGGCGGCGAAGTACAATTACCGCGAGTTTCAATTCACGCACGGCGGCAGGACCATGCCCGTGGGAAGCTGGTGGTACGGCATGTCCGCGCAGGACATGGCCGCATTCGAGCAGGACATGCTCGAAGGCTTGCAGGTGTATTCGGATCTCTTCATCACCTACCCGTTCATCAACGAGAAGTACGGCATGGCCGAGTATGAATGGGGAGGCGCAATGGAGCATCAGACGGTATCCTCCATGGGCTTTTACAGTACCGGTGTAGTGGTACACGAACTGATGCATCAGTGGTTCGGCGACAAGGTGACCTGCAATTCCTTCCATCACATCTGGCTCAACGAGGGCTGGGCGACCTACGGCGAAGCGCTGTTTTACGAGGCGCGCTGGGGTCTGGACGCGCTCAAGGCCGATATGGCGGGCAAGGCCTACTATGGTCCGGGTACGATATACGTCAGTGATCCGACGGATTTCTCCCGCATCTTCAGCGGCAACCTGAGCTACAACAAGGCCTCCTGGGTGGTACACATGCTGCGGCATGTCATGGGTGATGAAGCGTTTTTCGCCGCCACGCGCAAATATCTGGGTGATGAGATGATGCAGTATTACCGGACCGCCGTCACGAGCGAATTCCAGCAGGTCATGGAAGACGAAAGCGGCATGGATCTCGACTGGTTCTTCCAGCAATGGATTTACGGAGAGTATTATCCCACCTATCAGTACGAATGGGGCGTCACGAATGTCGGCGGCGAGCACCAGCTGGATGTGAGCATCGAGCAGCTCTATCTTTCGACGCGGCAGCTCTTCACCATGCCCATCGATCTGTACGTGCGTTACGACGACGGCAGTGATACGACGCTTGTGGTGTTCAATGATCAGGCGGCGCAGGAATGGAGCTTCATGCTTCCGAAAAAGCCGGAGCTGGTGCAACTCGACCGCGACAACTGGATTCTCAAGCGGGTGATCGAAAAAATCGTCAATCCCACCTTCGACAAGGGCATACTGCTGGTCAACGGCGTGGACTGGAATGAAAGCGCGTACCGGAGCGCCATGGACGCCGCCTTCGCGGATTCGACCTTCACCGGCGGCCAGCCCTATACCTTGTGGGATCTCTTCCCGAACCCCTCGGGCGGCTATCCCGAAGGCGTACCCGCACCCATCGGCAGCGGGGCGATTCCTGCGAACGTGCTGGGTCAATACTGCACCGTGATCTGGCTGGGCAACGCCTACAACGGCGATGAAGCGCATTGGTTCAACACTTCGGCCATGGAGTACGTGCGCGTCGGGGGCAATCTCCTGTTGATGACGCGCTATGGCCAGCAATTCCTCTCCGCGGAGATGCGCCAGTTCCTCGGCATCACCTGGACCGGTCAGTTGGCGACGGTACGCGAGTGCAAAGCGACGCTGCCCTCGCTGACGGACATGGAATTCACCGGCGACCAGAATCTGGTGAATCCGTTCAGTCTCACGCTCGCTCGTCCGGAGAATCTTATCCTCTTTACCGAAACAAGGAACAACACCACCTCCGGCATCGGCGTGTGGGGCAAGCCCGTCAAAACGGGCGAGATGGAAACCGGACACATGATGTTCCTGTCCCTGCGGCCGTATCGCATCGAGCCCGCACAACTGAAAACGAATATCGCGGCGATGCTTGACGAGATGCCCTGCGAACCGGTGCTGAGCACGCGCGAACCCGCATCACCCGCCGCGATGGAGTTACACGCCGTGTATCCGAATCCGGCATCCGCCGCCGTCCTGCGCACTGCACCACTGTCCGTTCGCGGGACGTCCGACATCACCCTGCGTGTGCACGACGTGCTCGGACGCATGGTTCGGGAAGTATATAACGGCACGCTGTCGCAGGGCGAGTACAGTATAAAGGTGGAATTACACGGCCTCCCCGCCGGTGTGTATACGTTGGTGCTGCGGAGTGGGAACGCCACAAGCGCTCGGACGCTGGTTGTTGCCGAGTAA
- a CDS encoding T9SS type A sorting domain-containing protein, with translation MKLLLASLVFILFPTLASAQSGWRYIGPEEKEIVSMSLLGDLIFASVRVPGSGRLYRSLDAGENWERVDTTTLPVGAATWIFPGDSIKVLAAYYTFDPSRTRHFFISADSGRTWENHEMGQLTTDISRFYFKEGNHTGVLFGITSYGPLDRLYRSSDYGRTWSWPYPFPASSDGSRIGIGMSPTTPDVYVNVDTDIGGAYFFHSSDDGVTWEIVGWGQGLLSMMIIDPDDPLLIYAPFQSDFVRSTDGGLSWSPIFQGWRGIGVVHGVMSANNPDHLFFLALGDSPGVYHSTDRGATWVYDTLSALLPYKPTFGGPYEWLSYDAGRDRLYLQTAKGIYVRENALTDVKTTPQLSDFSMQTWPQPASESLTVKTELPTDASVMFGVYDTLGKLLREWQMLGPGSLHWDLRDRYNQNVPNGIYILTAFAGKEVVTQRIVIQR, from the coding sequence ATGAAGCTGCTACTCGCCTCATTGGTGTTTATACTGTTTCCCACACTTGCTTCCGCGCAAAGCGGTTGGCGGTATATCGGGCCGGAGGAAAAAGAAATTGTATCAATGTCTCTCTTGGGTGATCTGATATTCGCATCTGTACGGGTACCAGGTTCGGGACGACTCTACCGCTCACTTGATGCCGGAGAGAACTGGGAAAGAGTCGATACAACCACGCTTCCTGTCGGGGCCGCGACATGGATTTTTCCGGGAGATTCGATCAAAGTGCTCGCCGCCTACTATACATTCGATCCTTCAAGGACAAGGCATTTTTTCATCAGCGCAGACTCCGGACGAACTTGGGAAAATCATGAAATGGGTCAACTTACAACCGATATCAGCCGGTTTTACTTCAAGGAGGGCAATCATACCGGAGTACTTTTCGGAATTACTTCCTATGGCCCATTGGACCGCTTATATCGTTCGTCAGATTACGGTAGGACCTGGTCATGGCCATACCCCTTTCCGGCCTCAAGCGATGGATCGCGAATCGGTATCGGCATGAGTCCGACAACACCGGATGTGTATGTGAACGTGGACACGGACATCGGAGGCGCGTATTTTTTTCATAGCTCCGATGATGGAGTGACATGGGAGATTGTTGGTTGGGGTCAAGGACTGCTTTCAATGATGATCATCGATCCTGACGATCCTTTATTGATCTATGCCCCGTTCCAGAGCGATTTTGTACGATCGACAGATGGCGGATTGTCCTGGAGTCCTATATTTCAGGGTTGGAGGGGGATCGGCGTTGTTCACGGCGTCATGTCTGCAAATAATCCCGATCATCTCTTCTTCCTCGCACTGGGTGACTCGCCGGGAGTGTATCATTCTACAGATCGGGGTGCAACATGGGTCTATGACACGCTTTCCGCACTGCTGCCTTATAAGCCAACTTTTGGTGGGCCGTACGAATGGCTCTCGTACGATGCGGGTCGGGATCGCTTGTATCTACAAACGGCTAAGGGCATATACGTCCGGGAGAATGCTCTTACAGACGTAAAGACTACGCCTCAACTATCAGATTTCAGCATGCAAACCTGGCCACAGCCGGCAAGCGAAAGCCTTACGGTGAAAACAGAGTTGCCGACAGATGCAAGCGTTATGTTCGGAGTGTACGATACCCTCGGCAAGTTGCTTCGAGAGTGGCAAATGCTCGGCCCCGGCAGCTTGCATTGGGATCTCCGTGACCGCTACAACCAGAATGTGCCAAACGGCATATATATTCTAACCGCGTTCGCCGGAAAAGAAGTAGTGACGCAGAGAATCGTGATCCAACGATAA
- a CDS encoding T9SS type A sorting domain-containing protein — protein MKVIIFAFALVLYSTLVTAQSGWRYIGPEEHSVTHMSILGDLIFTSVSIPRPEGGYNARRIYRSTDAGDSWSLLDTNLIHPSTVVTILEGEPTRLWGATASKIYFSNDLGVSWDSTDQQDPSIGGLIQKKNVPGLVFGFRSINHRFERLYRSTDFGRTWQWPYPFPYSSDGSIIALAVSETSRDVYVNVDTDIGGAYFFHSADDGETWQFVAESPLNIGSLSVDPDLTNQILATQGNQLLLSEDRGSSWTIIYTDNDNRGFRSLTRNLKNANELFRFNSNTGAISHSQSRGFTWTVDSSSLDLPYKSYWNSRDANRWLQHDASRNRLYFETRKGIYIRDNLSTNLTATEIPPAPLIQVYPQPARESMTVNIEMPAASSTTLRLYNTLGTMVREQRVSAPGSFQWDLRDSNNRELPSGIYLLTMFAGQERLTRLILIQR, from the coding sequence ATGAAAGTGATTATTTTCGCATTCGCTCTCGTTCTTTATTCCACCCTCGTAACTGCGCAAAGCGGTTGGCGGTATATCGGACCGGAGGAACATAGCGTTACTCATATGTCCATCTTGGGCGATCTGATCTTTACCTCTGTTTCAATCCCACGCCCGGAAGGTGGGTACAACGCAAGACGCATATATCGCTCAACCGATGCTGGAGATTCCTGGTCTCTCCTCGACACAAATCTCATACACCCTAGCACCGTTGTTACAATTCTCGAGGGCGAACCCACACGATTGTGGGGGGCGACTGCGTCGAAAATATACTTCAGCAACGATTTGGGGGTCTCTTGGGATTCCACGGATCAGCAGGATCCCTCTATCGGCGGACTGATTCAGAAGAAAAACGTTCCCGGTCTGGTATTCGGTTTTCGTTCCATCAATCATCGATTTGAACGCCTGTATCGCTCGACGGATTTCGGTAGAACCTGGCAGTGGCCGTACCCATTCCCATATTCCAGCGACGGTTCCATCATCGCACTAGCCGTCAGTGAAACGTCTCGGGATGTCTATGTCAATGTTGATACCGATATCGGAGGAGCGTATTTCTTCCACAGTGCGGATGACGGGGAGACGTGGCAGTTCGTCGCCGAAAGTCCACTGAACATTGGTTCACTATCGGTTGATCCGGATTTGACCAACCAAATACTCGCTACCCAAGGAAATCAGCTCCTCCTTTCAGAAGACCGCGGCTCATCCTGGACAATCATTTATACAGATAATGACAATAGAGGCTTTCGCTCATTGACCCGAAACTTAAAGAATGCGAACGAACTGTTTCGGTTCAATAGCAATACGGGCGCAATCTCTCACTCTCAGTCGAGAGGTTTCACATGGACTGTTGATTCAAGCTCGCTTGACCTTCCGTACAAATCCTACTGGAATTCAAGAGACGCGAATAGATGGCTTCAACACGACGCAAGCCGTAATCGATTGTATTTCGAGACCAGGAAAGGAATCTACATCCGTGATAATTTGAGCACGAACCTCACGGCTACCGAAATACCTCCAGCCCCTTTGATTCAGGTGTATCCTCAGCCGGCACGCGAGAGCATGACCGTGAACATCGAAATGCCGGCGGCCTCGAGTACCACGCTCCGCTTGTACAACACCCTGGGAACCATGGTGCGTGAACAACGCGTGTCTGCACCCGGCAGTTTTCAGTGGGATCTTCGTGACAGTAACAACAGGGAATTACCGAGCGGAATATACCTTCTGACAATGTTTGCTGGACAGGAGAGACTAACACGTCTAATCTTGATTCAACGATAA
- a CDS encoding XTP/dITP diphosphatase, which yields MKPDTIVLATRNPHKAAEMKALLAGLPVTVRDLSEFPGCPDVEEDGDTLEDNAYKKAEAAYRCTGLPAVADDTGLEVYYLLGQPGVYSARYAGENATYEENCKKLLQELTQVPARKRDARFRCVIALVGPGTEEYFEGRVEGRILLTPRGSGGFGYDPVFQAEGFTRSFAELTAEEKNAVSHRGNALRALKEFLAK from the coding sequence ATGAAACCCGACACCATCGTCCTTGCCACACGCAACCCGCATAAAGCCGCGGAAATGAAGGCCCTCCTCGCCGGCCTGCCCGTCACCGTTCGTGATCTGTCGGAATTTCCCGGCTGTCCCGACGTGGAGGAAGACGGCGACACGCTCGAGGATAACGCATATAAGAAAGCCGAGGCGGCGTACCGCTGCACGGGTCTCCCCGCCGTGGCGGACGACACCGGCCTTGAGGTGTACTATCTTCTCGGTCAACCCGGCGTGTACTCCGCCCGCTATGCCGGCGAGAATGCGACATACGAGGAGAACTGCAAGAAGCTGTTGCAGGAGTTGACGCAGGTGCCCGCACGCAAGCGCGATGCGCGCTTCCGCTGTGTGATCGCGCTGGTCGGTCCCGGCACGGAAGAGTACTTCGAGGGCCGGGTGGAGGGACGCATTTTACTCACGCCGCGCGGAAGCGGTGGTTTCGGGTATGACCCGGTATTCCAGGCGGAGGGTTTCACCCGCAGCTTCGCGGAACTGACGGCGGAGGAGAAAAACGCCGTCAGCCACCGAGGCAACGCGCTGCGGGCATTGAAGGAATTTCTGGCGAAATAA